Proteins from one Nitrobacteraceae bacterium AZCC 2146 genomic window:
- a CDS encoding transposase (product_source=COG3547; cath_funfam=3.40.50.10190; cog=COG3547) — translation MLRSYLFEAAGVLLTRVPKWSAVKAWGVRLAKRNGLRKAKVAVARKLAVILHRRWIDGTEFNWSKEIAA, via the coding sequence ATGCTGCGAAGTTATCTATTTGAAGCAGCCGGGGTTCTGCTGACGCGTGTCCCGAAATGGTCCGCTGTGAAGGCCTGGGGGGTGAGGCTCGCCAAGCGCAACGGACTTCGCAAGGCCAAGGTCGCGGTCGCACGCAAGCTTGCGGTCATTCTGCATCGCAGGTGGATCGATGGAACCGAGTTCAACTGGTCGAAGGAGATTGCTGCCTAG
- a CDS encoding DNA invertase Pin-like site-specific DNA recombinase (product_source=COG1961; cath_funfam=3.40.50.1390; cog=COG1961; pfam=PF00239,PF07508,PF13408; smart=SM00857; superfamily=46955,53041) encodes MKITPDHLARGAFIYIRQSTVDQLANNHESRRRQYGLADRARALGWTDVTVIDDDLGRSGSGVSRPGFERLLAAICEGRVGAVFSIEASRLARNGRDWHTLIEFCGLVGTVIVDEDGTYEPRHPNDRLLLGMKGTMSELELSLLRARSMEALKQKARRGELFFSVAVGYVKVGRDKIEMDPDLRVREAIGLVFARFAEMQSIRQVFLSLRGDQIALPYIDPKVSGQHQVMWKLPVYTSVSNLLTNPVYAGAYAFGRTGSRMTIENGRKRIVRGRRKDRSDWAVLLVEHHEGYLSWADFERNQRLIADNANGKGMMVRGPVRKGEALLAGLLRCGHCGRRLLVSYNGTKGDVGRYNCDATRSNPGAGPCISFGALRVDEAVGAEIVRLLQPLGVEAAIQAITQCEHQSGEKQRQIELALEQARYEATRARRQYDTVDPDNRLVAGELERRWNAALAAVRALEEEMEALLRQRPATLSAEERKRLLQMGADLEAAWHHPAATAVTRKRIIRVVLREVVACVEDDQIHLLLHWQGGDHTRLMVRKNRRGQTRWAVEPETVELIRACARLMPDKAIAGMLNRTGKRTGRLNGWTQSRVRGFRNTHGISVYRDGEWAERGEVTLPEAARMLNLSPLTVLRQIRAGVIPAKQYCAGAPWVIKRRDIEDQHVIERVRACCKSPSSSNPNQKTFVFQ; translated from the coding sequence ATGAAGATCACGCCTGATCATCTGGCGCGGGGCGCCTTCATCTACATTCGGCAATCCACCGTCGACCAGCTTGCCAACAATCATGAGAGCCGACGGCGTCAATATGGCCTTGCTGATCGTGCTCGAGCTCTCGGCTGGACGGATGTGACAGTCATTGATGACGATCTTGGTCGCTCGGGTTCGGGCGTCAGCCGTCCGGGATTCGAGAGGCTGCTTGCAGCGATCTGTGAAGGCCGCGTTGGTGCCGTGTTTTCGATCGAGGCGTCGCGCCTGGCGCGCAACGGACGCGACTGGCACACTCTGATCGAATTTTGCGGCTTGGTCGGCACGGTGATCGTCGATGAGGATGGAACGTATGAACCACGCCATCCGAACGACCGGCTATTGCTGGGCATGAAGGGGACGATGAGCGAGCTCGAACTGTCGCTCCTGCGGGCCCGTTCGATGGAAGCCCTGAAGCAGAAGGCACGACGGGGCGAGCTGTTCTTCTCGGTAGCCGTTGGCTATGTAAAAGTAGGCCGCGACAAAATCGAAATGGATCCCGACCTGCGCGTGCGTGAGGCGATTGGGCTGGTCTTCGCCCGGTTTGCCGAGATGCAAAGCATCCGCCAAGTGTTTTTGTCGCTTCGAGGTGACCAGATCGCGCTGCCGTATATCGACCCCAAAGTCTCGGGACAACATCAGGTGATGTGGAAGCTACCGGTCTACACGTCGGTGAGCAATCTTCTCACCAATCCTGTTTATGCTGGTGCTTACGCCTTTGGCCGAACCGGAAGTCGGATGACAATCGAAAATGGCCGCAAGCGAATCGTTCGCGGCCGCCGCAAAGATCGCTCAGATTGGGCGGTCTTGCTCGTCGAGCATCACGAGGGCTATTTGTCCTGGGCAGACTTTGAAAGGAATCAACGGCTGATCGCTGACAACGCCAATGGTAAGGGCATGATGGTGCGCGGACCGGTGCGCAAGGGGGAGGCTTTGCTCGCCGGCCTGCTGCGCTGTGGTCATTGCGGCCGCCGGCTGCTTGTTAGCTACAATGGCACCAAGGGCGATGTCGGCCGCTATAATTGTGACGCGACCCGGAGCAATCCCGGTGCTGGTCCCTGTATCTCATTCGGCGCTTTGCGGGTCGATGAGGCGGTGGGAGCCGAGATTGTGCGGTTGCTGCAGCCGCTCGGTGTTGAAGCAGCCATCCAAGCGATCACACAATGCGAGCACCAGTCTGGCGAAAAACAACGCCAGATCGAGTTGGCGCTCGAGCAGGCGCGATACGAGGCAACCAGGGCACGCCGACAGTATGATACGGTCGACCCTGATAATCGTCTGGTCGCTGGCGAACTCGAGCGGCGGTGGAATGCCGCCCTTGCGGCCGTACGCGCACTCGAGGAGGAAATGGAGGCGCTGCTTCGACAGCGGCCGGCGACCTTGAGTGCAGAGGAGCGCAAGCGTCTGCTGCAAATGGGGGCTGACCTGGAGGCTGCTTGGCATCATCCGGCGGCCACTGCCGTCACGCGTAAGCGTATCATCCGAGTCGTGTTGCGTGAGGTGGTAGCCTGCGTCGAGGATGACCAGATTCATTTATTGTTGCATTGGCAGGGCGGCGATCATACCCGCCTGATGGTGAGAAAGAACCGGAGGGGACAAACACGGTGGGCCGTCGAGCCCGAGACGGTGGAATTGATCCGCGCCTGCGCGCGATTGATGCCTGACAAAGCCATTGCCGGCATGCTCAACCGGACAGGTAAGCGAACAGGCCGATTGAATGGATGGACACAGTCGCGTGTGCGGGGCTTCCGCAACACGCACGGCATCTCGGTCTACAGGGATGGCGAATGGGCCGAGCGCGGCGAAGTCACGTTGCCTGAAGCAGCCAGGATGCTCAATCTGAGCCCCCTGACGGTGCTACGCCAGATACGCGCCGGCGTCATTCCCGCCAAGCAATATTGTGCAGGCGCACCCTGGGTAATCAAACGACGGGATATCGAAGATCAGCATGTGATCGAGCGCGTCAGGGCGTGCTGCAAAAGCCCGTCATCATCAAATCCAAATCAAAAGACCTTTGTCTTTCAATAA
- a CDS encoding hypothetical protein (product_source=Hypo-rule applied) — protein MTRRQQYQRQSDLFVPKTPLVPMTASERAKLLPLVSALLSEILSVVAVTEAGDEDHA, from the coding sequence ATGACGCGTCGGCAACAATATCAACGCCAATCCGACCTCTTCGTGCCCAAGACGCCACTGGTACCGATGACAGCGTCCGAGCGGGCGAAGCTATTGCCACTGGTGAGCGCGCTTTTGTCGGAAATACTCAGTGTCGTCGCAGTGACGGAGGCAGGTGATGAAGATCACGCCTGA
- a CDS encoding transposase (product_source=COG3547; cog=COG3547; pfam=PF01548; superfamily=53098,90257) — protein MEYYVGLDVSLKQTSICVVNQTGAVVREGVVDSDPEVISVYLRSKAPNVVRIGLETGPTSTWLWTELKQLGLPVICIDARHAKAVLKMQINKSDRNDAIGIARIMQTGWFKEVHVKDIDSQSVRALLASRALLVKIKRDLENHVRGLLKNLGLVIGRAKFNVFAVRVEELIEGRPELVTAVRPLLEARNAVEQQVSELDRKVMKLARHDAQVRRFMTVPGVGATTS, from the coding sequence ATGGAATACTATGTCGGACTGGATGTGTCGTTGAAGCAGACATCAATCTGCGTGGTGAATCAGACGGGGGCGGTCGTGCGAGAGGGCGTTGTCGATTCAGATCCAGAAGTGATCTCAGTTTATCTGAGGTCAAAGGCACCGAACGTGGTACGCATCGGCCTCGAGACCGGGCCGACGTCCACGTGGCTATGGACTGAGCTTAAGCAGCTTGGTCTACCGGTGATTTGCATCGACGCGCGTCATGCCAAGGCGGTGCTCAAGATGCAGATCAACAAAAGCGACCGCAACGATGCTATCGGGATCGCCCGGATCATGCAGACGGGTTGGTTCAAGGAGGTGCACGTCAAGGATATTGACAGCCAGTCGGTCAGGGCACTCCTGGCCAGCCGGGCGCTGCTGGTCAAGATCAAACGCGATCTCGAGAACCATGTTCGCGGCCTTCTCAAGAACCTCGGGCTAGTGATCGGCCGTGCCAAGTTCAATGTCTTTGCCGTGCGAGTCGAGGAGTTGATCGAGGGCCGTCCCGAGTTGGTGACTGCGGTCAGACCGCTGCTCGAAGCGCGCAATGCTGTCGAACAGCAGGTCAGTGAGCTCGACCGCAAGGTTATGAAATTGGCCCGCCATGATGCGCAGGTCCGCCGGTTCATGACCGTGCCTGGCGTCGGCGCGACAACTTCATAA
- a CDS encoding hypothetical protein (product_source=Hypo-rule applied) → MMGHQLVEQATLAYEFSLGRHIPPNHLLRSIDRFVELDGLRPGAQGSR, encoded by the coding sequence ATGATGGGACATCAGCTGGTTGAGCAGGCCACGTTGGCCTACGAGTTTTCGCTGGGGCGGCACATTCCGCCCAATCATTTATTGCGATCGATCGACAGGTTTGTGGAGCTCGATGGGTTGAGGCCGGGCGCGCAAGGCTCGCGATGA
- a CDS encoding hypothetical protein (product_source=COG4645; cog=COG4645; pfam=PF10129; transmembrane_helix_parts=Inside_1_99,TMhelix_100_119,Outside_120_154,TMhelix_155_174,Inside_175_178,TMhelix_179_201,Outside_202_205,TMhelix_206_225,Inside_226_237,TMhelix_238_257,Outside_258_284,TMhelix_285_302,Inside_303_322,TMhelix_323_345,Outside_346_349,TMhelix_350_372,Inside_373_475) has translation MHDRTATPKPLVGALPELKGHGRDLRIDACRGIALWCIFLDHVPNNIGSWLTLRNYGFSDVAEVFIFVSGVTCTLAYGKALRCEGWTSVINRTLRRSWDIYVAFLLLTLACAILVHLAGGGRLADESNTRIMLDQPGATLAHAAMLQYRPVNTDVLPIFVLLHLLFAPLLWLLLRLPNVTLGASLALYALVHVFGWTMPAWPNGHWAFNPLAWQLLVVLGAWWMIEGERVRPWVTSRTALVPAVLYLVFSLIIALSWRIKPLEALVPQALLKLLYPMDKSNLDPLRLLHFLALAILAVWFVPRNWRGLTTAVMRGAILCGKNSLPIYCLGVLLTLASLLALLDISEGLAMQISLSVGGVLVMIVAATLLNFIKIKPRQQPTVALPMGVCAQPQGGSGTVGWRLLEVFRQGLRELRWVEGQNLVIDYRYAEGQSDRLPSLADEVRLKADVIATSPKPAAMAAKSATATIPSSEYSF, from the coding sequence ATGCATGATCGAACAGCCACCCCGAAGCCATTGGTAGGCGCACTGCCGGAGCTGAAAGGCCACGGCCGCGATCTGCGCATTGATGCTTGCCGCGGCATCGCGCTCTGGTGCATCTTTCTTGACCATGTCCCCAACAACATCGGAAGTTGGCTGACGCTGCGGAACTACGGCTTCAGCGATGTCGCGGAAGTGTTCATCTTCGTCTCGGGTGTGACCTGCACACTGGCCTACGGCAAGGCATTGCGCTGCGAGGGCTGGACCAGCGTGATCAACCGGACGCTGCGGCGAAGCTGGGACATTTATGTCGCATTTCTGCTGCTCACCCTCGCCTGCGCCATCCTGGTTCACCTCGCAGGCGGCGGCCGTCTTGCTGACGAGAGCAATACGCGCATCATGTTGGACCAGCCGGGCGCGACGCTCGCGCACGCGGCGATGCTGCAATACCGTCCGGTCAATACCGACGTGTTGCCGATCTTCGTGCTTCTTCATCTCTTGTTCGCGCCGTTACTGTGGCTGCTGCTGCGACTGCCGAACGTGACGCTTGGCGCCTCGCTGGCGCTTTATGCGCTGGTCCATGTGTTCGGCTGGACTATGCCGGCGTGGCCGAACGGCCACTGGGCCTTCAATCCGCTTGCTTGGCAGCTGCTGGTTGTACTTGGCGCGTGGTGGATGATCGAGGGCGAGAGAGTGCGGCCGTGGGTGACGTCACGCACGGCGCTTGTGCCTGCCGTTCTCTATCTGGTGTTCAGCCTCATCATCGCATTGAGCTGGAGGATCAAACCGCTGGAAGCGCTGGTCCCGCAGGCGCTGCTGAAGCTGCTTTACCCGATGGACAAATCGAATCTCGATCCATTGCGACTGCTGCATTTTTTGGCCCTTGCGATTTTGGCGGTATGGTTCGTGCCTCGCAATTGGCGAGGGCTGACGACGGCGGTGATGCGCGGCGCCATTCTCTGTGGCAAGAACTCGCTGCCAATCTACTGCCTCGGCGTTCTGCTTACGCTCGCCAGCCTCCTGGCGCTGCTCGACATCTCGGAGGGGCTGGCGATGCAGATCTCGCTCAGCGTTGGTGGCGTCCTGGTGATGATCGTGGCGGCAACGCTGCTGAACTTTATCAAGATCAAACCCAGGCAGCAGCCGACCGTCGCACTGCCTATGGGTGTGTGCGCCCAGCCGCAGGGAGGCTCGGGCACCGTCGGCTGGCGCCTCCTAGAGGTGTTTCGCCAAGGGCTGCGCGAGCTCCGATGGGTCGAGGGCCAGAACCTCGTCATCGATTACCGGTATGCGGAGGGGCAATCCGACCGGCTGCCCAGCCTCGCAGACGAGGTGCGGCTCAAGGCGGATGTCATCGCGACGTCGCCGAAGCCTGCAGCCATGGCGGCCAAGAGTGCAACGGCGACGATCCCATCGTCGGAATATAGCTTTTGA
- a CDS encoding DNA-binding NarL/FixJ family response regulator (product_source=COG2197; cath_funfam=1.10.10.10,3.40.50.2300; cog=COG2197; pfam=PF00072,PF00196; smart=SM00421,SM00448; superfamily=46894,52172), with product MKVLIVDDHALIREALHAVLKQLKREAIIFEASNSREAMRIVEEHPDISLILLDINLPDRDGFSVLRELRDRYAAIAIIILSSSDDQDTVRRAFKLGALGFIPKTTEREVMLNAIKLVFSGGIYIPSEILEGTTCPQLTNKLATRDSLKGLGLTDRQIEVLTLLMKGRSNKVIAKTLNMAVPTVKNHITVVLKALSVTSRTEAVVKVGKMGWELSPKSAS from the coding sequence ATGAAAGTTCTTATTGTCGACGATCACGCATTGATTCGCGAGGCGTTGCACGCTGTCCTGAAGCAACTGAAGCGAGAGGCCATCATATTTGAAGCTTCAAACAGCCGTGAGGCAATGCGCATAGTCGAGGAACATCCCGACATCAGCCTCATTTTGCTTGATATCAATTTGCCTGATCGGGATGGCTTCTCAGTCCTCCGCGAACTGCGTGATCGCTATGCGGCCATTGCTATCATCATTCTCTCGTCCTCCGATGATCAAGACACAGTCAGGCGCGCTTTCAAACTTGGCGCTCTGGGTTTCATCCCGAAAACTACGGAACGTGAGGTCATGCTCAACGCTATTAAGTTAGTGTTCTCCGGCGGTATTTACATTCCCTCGGAAATTCTGGAGGGAACAACGTGTCCGCAGCTTACAAATAAGCTAGCGACGCGCGACTCTCTTAAGGGTCTCGGGTTGACCGATCGGCAGATTGAAGTGCTTACGCTCCTGATGAAGGGAAGAAGTAACAAGGTCATTGCCAAAACCCTCAATATGGCAGTGCCGACAGTGAAGAACCACATCACGGTCGTTCTCAAGGCGCTCAGCGTAACGAGCCGCACCGAGGCAGTAGTAAAAGTAGGAAAAATGGGCTGGGAATTGTCGCCGAAATCTGCATCATAA
- a CDS encoding signal transduction histidine kinase/CheY-like chemotaxis protein (product_source=COG0642/COG0784; cath_funfam=1.10.287.130,3.30.565.10,3.40.50.2300; cog=COG0642,COG0784; pfam=PF00072,PF00512,PF02518,PF05231; smart=SM00387,SM00388,SM00448; superfamily=52172,53697,55874; transmembrane_helix_parts=Outside_1_19,TMhelix_20_42,Inside_43_54,TMhelix_55_77,Outside_78_86,TMhelix_87_109,Inside_110_129,TMhelix_130_152,Outside_153_161,TMhelix_162_184,Inside_185_195,TMhelix_196_218,Outside_219_247,TMhelix_248_267,Inside_268_273,TMhelix_274_296,Outside_297_706), which translates to MSDPRLLTPEINFRRGISYAGGLVAIGAIYFALAKGGLALASIHPSATPIWPPTGVALAAVLLWGYRTWPAIFTAAVIANAMTAGSVATAIAIATGNTLEAVVGAYLINRWSSGCNTFSTPNSVAKFALICFAIATPISASIGLASLATAGYIERTNFANAWVTWWLGDVTGALVIAPVIVLWASSHYHAFNRNEFLETAGVFATAVAVGLIAFSPLIEQTPSRDPLGFLAILPMLWAALRRGPRDTATVALVLAGITIWGTLRGGGPFTTADLNVSFLLVLMFLISIAVPSLLLSADVEVRKKAEESLRRAQIELERKVAERTQELELANAAKSRFLAMASHDLRQPLHALGLFVAQLRTPLESGERTKMIERVDATRKEMDEMFNSLLDMSRLDAGILTAKITEFRIARLLQKIETTFDQATREKGLRLRVRRSDAWVRSDAMLLERILLNLVSNAVRYTLRGGIIVGCRRRGEMLRIEVWDSGPGIPEDHKQNIFGEFFQLPAPKRNRYGGLGLGLAIVDRLRLLLNHQIDLASTVGRGSRFAILVPMADECVTSTAPVDSPHPTAFAVEGKVILVIADAPIVQEGTGGLLGKWGYSVLTAGSDEAALIQLAERQQRPDLIISDYHLASGKTGIRAIEQINAAFGLSIPAILFSGDTAPEPLRDAKDRGYILLHKPVDPMRLRAVMHELFRDHDDRRDAGAAL; encoded by the coding sequence ATGTCCGATCCACGATTACTAACGCCGGAGATAAATTTCCGCCGAGGCATTAGCTATGCCGGCGGCCTGGTCGCAATTGGAGCGATCTATTTCGCCCTGGCAAAAGGCGGCCTTGCTCTCGCCTCTATTCATCCCAGCGCCACGCCAATTTGGCCACCGACGGGTGTCGCGCTGGCGGCGGTGCTGTTGTGGGGATATCGGACTTGGCCCGCAATTTTCACGGCGGCGGTGATCGCCAATGCGATGACCGCCGGGTCGGTTGCTACCGCAATTGCGATTGCAACCGGTAACACTCTTGAAGCGGTTGTTGGCGCTTATCTGATCAATCGATGGTCGAGCGGATGTAATACGTTTTCGACGCCAAATTCTGTCGCGAAGTTTGCTCTGATTTGCTTCGCGATCGCGACACCGATCAGCGCCAGCATTGGACTGGCCAGCCTAGCAACCGCAGGGTACATCGAACGGACAAATTTCGCGAACGCCTGGGTCACATGGTGGCTGGGTGATGTGACCGGCGCGCTGGTCATTGCCCCCGTTATCGTGCTTTGGGCATCAAGTCACTATCATGCTTTCAACCGCAATGAATTTTTAGAGACGGCCGGCGTCTTCGCGACAGCGGTGGCTGTTGGACTCATTGCTTTCAGCCCCTTGATCGAGCAAACGCCGAGCCGAGATCCACTGGGTTTTCTTGCGATCCTGCCAATGTTGTGGGCGGCGCTGCGCCGCGGTCCACGTGACACCGCAACGGTTGCGCTGGTGCTTGCCGGCATCACGATTTGGGGGACGCTCAGAGGCGGCGGCCCCTTCACGACCGCGGATCTCAACGTTTCATTCCTGCTGGTGTTGATGTTCTTGATCAGTATTGCCGTTCCAAGCTTGTTATTGAGCGCCGACGTCGAGGTGCGCAAGAAAGCGGAGGAAAGTCTACGCCGCGCGCAGATCGAACTCGAACGGAAGGTCGCAGAGCGTACGCAAGAGCTGGAGCTCGCCAACGCAGCAAAATCGCGCTTTCTTGCCATGGCAAGCCATGATTTGCGGCAGCCATTACATGCACTAGGCCTGTTCGTTGCACAGCTGCGCACGCCGCTCGAATCGGGAGAAAGGACAAAGATGATCGAGCGGGTCGATGCAACGCGCAAAGAAATGGATGAAATGTTCAATTCGCTTCTGGATATGTCCAGGCTCGATGCTGGGATCCTTACAGCCAAAATTACCGAATTCCGGATCGCGCGCCTGTTGCAAAAAATTGAGACGACGTTTGATCAGGCAACGCGAGAAAAAGGCTTGCGTCTACGCGTTAGGCGAAGTGACGCTTGGGTGCGGAGCGACGCCATGCTGCTCGAACGCATACTGCTCAATCTGGTATCCAATGCTGTGCGCTATACGTTGCGGGGCGGGATCATCGTCGGATGCCGTCGGCGCGGTGAGATGTTGCGTATCGAAGTATGGGATAGCGGTCCCGGCATTCCTGAGGATCACAAGCAGAATATCTTTGGCGAGTTTTTTCAACTTCCTGCCCCAAAACGGAACCGGTACGGCGGCCTTGGGCTCGGCTTGGCTATTGTCGACAGGCTTCGCCTACTTCTCAACCATCAAATCGACTTAGCTTCGACTGTGGGCCGAGGCTCGCGATTCGCGATCCTGGTTCCAATGGCCGATGAATGCGTCACGTCCACAGCGCCCGTCGACTCACCTCATCCCACAGCCTTTGCGGTCGAAGGCAAGGTAATTCTTGTTATTGCCGATGCTCCAATTGTGCAGGAGGGAACGGGCGGATTGCTTGGCAAATGGGGATACTCCGTCCTTACCGCCGGATCCGATGAAGCTGCACTTATCCAGCTTGCTGAGCGCCAACAGCGCCCCGATCTTATAATCTCGGATTATCATCTTGCGAGCGGAAAGACCGGGATCCGAGCAATTGAACAAATTAATGCGGCGTTTGGTCTATCAATTCCAGCTATTCTCTTCAGTGGCGATACGGCACCTGAACCGTTACGTGACGCTAAGGATAGAGGATACATTTTGCTGCACAAGCCTGTCGACCCAATGCGGCTCCGCGCTGTCATGCACGAGCTCTTTAGGGATCATGACGATAGGAGAGACGCCGGGGCGGCTTTATGA
- a CDS encoding transposase (product_source=COG3293; cog=COG3293; pfam=PF01609) translates to MFTPSFQEGASYDEDRPSERPDFDSGQGHCMRGLTSKIPALVDTNGLPVRLALTAGEAHDNRLVGKLLSRLKSGSMLLADRGYDADWIRALATERALGPTSSRDVVVTSRSASVRISIVRAIWVERLFHKIKQCRRVATTTNSRPTIWPSSTSHQYGCGCALISPRPRTHQYSYVGLKISTIGRFRPGCRSVPKHNGSCSAAKARRRGQPR, encoded by the coding sequence ATGTTCACCCCGAGCTTTCAGGAGGGCGCATCGTACGACGAAGACAGGCCCTCGGAAAGGCCGGATTTTGATTCCGGACAAGGCCACTGCATGCGCGGGTTGACCAGCAAGATTCCCGCGCTGGTTGATACCAATGGCCTGCCGGTCCGGCTCGCGCTGACGGCGGGTGAGGCGCATGACAATCGGCTCGTAGGCAAACTCCTCTCTCGCCTGAAGTCAGGATCTATGCTGCTGGCAGACCGCGGTTATGACGCCGACTGGATCAGAGCACTTGCTACCGAGAGGGCGCTTGGGCCAACATCCAGCCGAGACGTAGTCGTAACAAGTCGATCTGCTTCAGTCCGCATCTCTATCGTGCGCGCAATCTGGGTCGAGCGGCTTTTCCATAAGATCAAACAGTGCCGGCGGGTCGCAACTACGACGAACTCGCGGCCAACTATCTGGCCTTCGTCCACCTCGCATCAATACGGCTGTGGCTGCGCGTTAATAAGTCCACGCCCTAGGACCCACCAATATTCGTATGTAGGATTAAAGATCAGCACCATAGGTCGATTCCGACCGGGGTGCCGGTCCGTGCCGAAACACAACGGTTCGTGTTCTGCGGCAAAGGCGCGCCGTCGAGGGCAGCCCAGGTGA
- a CDS encoding hypothetical protein (product_source=Hypo-rule applied; superfamily=56784): protein MIKNAAAKWNYSRFTFRFSADDCPSTRPDNCIEFGVLDDPNITAENSHLAENSHLNEGTSTRMNKCAIWFNTAKKWNVSNDMPTQGAMCINEACTLTR, encoded by the coding sequence GTGATCAAGAATGCTGCGGCGAAATGGAATTATTCGAGGTTCACGTTCAGGTTTTCGGCGGATGACTGTCCCAGCACGAGGCCAGACAATTGCATAGAGTTTGGCGTACTCGACGATCCGAACATAACCGCGGAGAACTCGCACCTCGCGGAGAACTCGCACCTCAATGAAGGGACATCGACACGCATGAATAAATGCGCGATCTGGTTCAATACCGCTAAGAAATGGAACGTCTCGAACGACATGCCGACGCAGGGCGCTATGTGTATCAACGAAGCTTGTACTCTCACGCGTTAG
- a CDS encoding DeoR family fructose operon transcriptional repressor (product_source=KO:K03436; cath_funfam=1.10.10.10,3.40.50.1360; cog=COG1349; ko=KO:K03436; pfam=PF00455,PF08220; smart=SM00420,SM01134; superfamily=100950,46785): MSMRSKERHGRLLEALNVGEIDVDDLARRFDVSASTVRRDLQYLSKNNAVHRTYGGAILTGPAIETTLDQRFAVHGKEKQAIARAAIDLIEDGDTLLLDAGSTVAAFGRLLQQRRLRIITNNLALLPFLAKAPAIELVVLGGALRTTSMSTMGPLAHEALRRMTANRAIMSADGVVSGRGLCEADLEQVALKSLMMEQSKEVIVLADASKLGRAEQIAWAPLPPRWTLVTDVGASEEQRKHLADSGARVIVANAR, translated from the coding sequence ATGTCGATGCGCAGCAAGGAGCGTCACGGTCGTCTGTTGGAAGCTCTGAACGTGGGAGAGATCGATGTCGATGATCTCGCACGGCGCTTCGACGTCTCCGCCTCCACCGTGCGGCGTGACCTGCAGTATCTCTCCAAAAATAATGCCGTGCATCGCACCTATGGCGGTGCCATTCTCACCGGCCCTGCGATCGAAACGACACTAGATCAGCGCTTTGCCGTACATGGCAAAGAGAAGCAGGCGATCGCGCGCGCGGCTATCGATCTGATCGAGGATGGCGACACGCTGCTTCTCGATGCCGGCTCGACCGTCGCGGCCTTCGGCCGTTTGCTGCAGCAGCGGCGGCTGCGTATCATCACCAACAATCTCGCGCTGCTGCCCTTCCTCGCCAAGGCTCCGGCCATTGAGCTGGTGGTGCTGGGCGGCGCGCTGCGCACCACCAGCATGAGCACCATGGGGCCACTCGCCCATGAGGCGCTGCGGCGCATGACCGCGAACCGCGCGATCATGAGCGCCGACGGCGTGGTGAGCGGTCGTGGCCTGTGCGAGGCGGATCTCGAGCAGGTCGCACTGAAGTCGCTGATGATGGAACAGTCGAAAGAAGTCATCGTTCTCGCCGACGCCAGCAAGCTCGGTCGCGCCGAACAGATCGCCTGGGCGCCTCTGCCGCCGCGCTGGACTCTGGTGACGGATGTCGGTGCATCTGAGGAGCAACGCAAGCATCTCGCCGATTCGGGAGCGCGTGTGATCGTTGCTAATGCTCGCTGA